In Rhodoferax sediminis, the sequence CCTTTCACTTTTCGGGTCACTGGCAGGGGGCGGACATGCTCGCCTACTACCCCAGCGGAGCGCATCCGGTGGTGCGGGGCGAGGCGGCCAACACCGGCACCACGTATGGTTATGACAGCGTGACCATGATGCAGGAAACCAAGACGACGATCTGCAACGTCGAGAAAGCATGAAAACTTGCGGGGCAGACCAGGAGTTGCGAAACGATTCTGCTCTGTCCTCAACTGATTAGGAGACTCCATGGCACGCATGAAATTTGTTTGTGACGCCGAGCGCTGCATCGAGTGCAACGGCTGCGTGACGGCCTGCAAGAATGAGCATGAGGTTCCATGGGGCGTGAACCGCCGCCGCGTGGTGACGCTCAATGATGGCGTCCCCGGTGAGAAATCCATCTCGGTGGCCTGCATGCATTGCAGCGATGCGCCGTGCATGGCGGTGTGCCCCGTCAACTGCTTTTACCGCACCGAAGAGGGCGTGGTACTGCACGACAAGGACGTTTGCATAGGCTGCGGCTATTGCTCCTATGCCTGTCCGTTTGGGGCGCCGCAGTTTCCCTCACAAGGCACCTTTGGTGTGCGCGGCAAGATGGACAAGTGCACGTTTTGCGCCGGCGGCCCCGAGGCCAATGGCAGCCAGGCCGAGTTTGAGAAATATGGCCGCAACCGCCTGGCCGAAGGCAAGCTGCCGATCTGCGCCGAGATGTGCTCGACCAAGGCGCTGCTGGCCGGTGACGGCGATGTGGTGGCCGACATCTTCCGCAATCGCGTGGTCAAGCGCGGCAAGGGCGCCGAGGTCTGGGGCTGGGGCACGGCTTATGGTTCGAAACAGGCAGGCCAGCCACCCGCCGCAGGAGGCAAGTCATGATGCGCCCACTGATCCTGATCGCAGCCGTGCTGGTCCTGGCGGCCTGCGGAGAAAAGCCGCAAACGCTGAGCAGCGGAGTCAAACTGGATGCACAGGCCTACACCGGGCCTGCCAGTCCGTTTACCGCAGCGGGCTGGACACCAGGCGACAAGACCAGTTGGGAGCAGGCGCTCAAGGTGCGCACACAAAATGGCCAGAACGAGTACAACAAGGTCAACTGATCAGGAGTCCATATGCTTCGGTCACTCATTGCTACTATTTTCATAGCGATTGGCGCGTGGAGCACAGTATCGGCCCAGGAGCCGCCTAAGGCCGAGGCAGCGGCGCCGACCGCCCGGCCCGCCGCGGCTGCGCCAGCGGCGGCGGGCTCATTGGGGGGCGTGCAGAGCGCCAACATCTTCGAGGTCAAGCCCGATGCGAGCGCCGATCCCGACTACGCAAAGCAGACCAACGCCGAGCGCGCCAGGGTCCAGCCGGGCAACAACGCGCCGATGTGGCGGCAGGTAGCCGCGGGCGTCACCGGCACCAGCAGCCTGCCCAGGAGCGAGGCGCCAGAAGCGGGCAACCTGATTCAGCCGTTTGTGCAGTATCCCGGTTCGCGCCTGACCAACGCCGGTGAGGCCTGGCGCCAGGTGCGCAACAACTGGATCATTCCTTACGGCGGCGCGCTGGTACTGATCGTGGCGGGCGCCATCGCGCTGTTTTATTGGCGCCGTGGCGCCATGCGGCTGCACGGCGCCGAGACCGGCCGCAAGATCGAGCGCTTCACCGCCTTCGAACGGTCGGCGCATTGGGCGAATGCCATCGCGTTCAGCATCCTGGCGATTTCGGGTCTCGTCATGGCGTTTGGCAAGTTTTTCATGCAGCCGGTGATTGGCACGACGCTGTTCGGCTGGCTGGCGTACATCTTGAAGACTCTGCACAACTTCGCCGGGCCGGTTTTTGCCGTTTCGCTGGTGGTCGTGTTCTGCACCTTCCTGCGTGACAACTGGCCGCGCAAGGAAGACATGACGTGGTTGCGCAAGGGCGGCGGCATGCTGTCGGGCAACGAGCCTGCGTCGCATCGCTTCAATGCGGGTGAAAAAATCGTTTTCTGGGGCGGCGTTTTCTTCCTCGGCCTGGTCGTGGTGTCGTCCGGCTTCGTGCTGGACAGGGTGCTGCCCGGTCTGGTTTATGTCCGTGGCACCATGCAGATCGCCCACATGGTGCATGCGGTCGCGACCGTGCTGATGATCGTCATGTTCATGGGCCATATCTACATGGGCACTATAGGCATGCAGGGCGCCTACAAAGCCATGAAGACGGGTTACGTGGACGAGACCTGGGCGAAGGAGCACCACGAGCTCTGGTACGACGACGTGAAGGCCGGCAAGATTGCGGCGCAGCGCGATGCGGCTGCACCGTCCGGCCAGGCCGTGCAGGTGTAATCGAGGCAATACATCATGAAGCAACTTTTGATCGCCAGCCTGGTTTTCGTTGCGTGCAGCGCGGCGCTTGCCAAATTGCCGACACCCGTCTTGAGCGATGAAGCCAAGGCGAAAGCCGCCGAAACTGCCGCCAAGACGGCCTGGAGCAGCAAGGTGGATGGCTACCTGCTTTGCAAGTCCCAGGACAAGGTGGCGGCGGACTATTTCGCAGCAGCCAAGGCTGCTGGCAAGCAGGTCGGCCCGGCGGTGGCCACGCCGGCTTGCACCGACCCTGGCCCATTTGCGTACACGCCGCCAGAAGCGACCAAACCGCTCGAGGCCGCGGGCGCCCATTCGCCGCCGGCCACCGCGGCCAGTCCGCCCAGCGGCAAGCAACCCGACGCAACCGGCAATTCTGCCAAAAAGCCCTGAGAGGTCATTCCCACAAAAAGGCCGGCCCGTGAGGGGCCGGCTTTTTTGTTGTAGTCTTGTCTTATGCCCCAGCCCATCCCGATGCCCTATCTGACCCAGGCGCGAGCGCCGTTGACGCGTGAGATCGAGGTCGTCAACGAGCACGGCGAACGTGACACCATCTCGATTCCCGCCGAACGCGCGCTCACGGTATATGTGGACAACCGTGAGCTCGTCACACTCATGACGCTGGGGGCGCACCCTGAACTGCTGGTGCTCGGGTTTCTGCGCAACCAGCGGCTGGTCAGGAGCGTTGAAGAGGTCCATTCCATCACGGTGGACTGGGAGGTCGGCGCGGCGGCAGTCAAGACCCGCTCCGGTATCGAACGCCTCGAAGAGCGCACGGCCAAACGCGTGGTCACCACCGGTTGCGGGCAGGGCAGTGTGTTTGGCGGCCTGATGGATGAAATCGACACGATCCGGCTGCCGCCCGCGGTGCTGACGCAAGCACAGCTCTACGGCATCGTCAACGCCATCCGGGTCCAGGAAAGCACCTACAAGTCGGCCGGTTCGGTGCACGGCTGTGCGCTGTTCGGGGTGAAAGACGGCGAGCCGGAGATGCTGATTTTTGTCGAGGATGTGGGCCGCCACAACGCCATCGATACCATTGCCGGCTGGATGTGGCTGCAGGAAAACGATGCCCCCACGCTTGCCGCTGCGCGTGCTGCGCTGCCCCCCGGGGAGGCTCATTTTCCTGGGGGCGGCCCGTCGGAAAATTGCGGCCCCGCCTTTGACTTGGTGTTCTACACCACGGGCCGTCTCACCAGCGAGATGGTCATCAAATCCGCGCAGATGGGCGTGCCCATCGTGGTCTCGCGCAGCGGCATCACGCAGATGGGCCACGAGGTGGCGCAGCGGCTGGCGCTGTGCACCATTGGCCGCGCCACCAACAGGCACTTCATCTGCTACAGCGCGCCCGAGCGCCTGCAACTGCAGCCCGAGCTGGCCGGTTTGAGTCTGCGCGCCACCGCGTGACAAGAGTCTGGCCGTGCCTGCAAGGCAAAATGACGGCATGAATGCTTCGTTTCTTCGCCTGGGCTGGCGCACGCTGTGGCGTGATGTGCGCGCCGGCGAGTTGCGCCTGCTGATCGTGGCGGTGACGCTGGCGGTGGGCGCCTTGACGGCGGTGGGCTTCTTTGCCGACCGGCTACAGGGCGGGCTGCAGCGCGATGCGCGCCAGCTGCTGGGTGGCGATGCGGTGATTTCCAGCGACAACCCGACGCCCCAAAGCTTCATCGACCGGGCGCGCGCGCTCGGGCTGCAAACCGCGAGCACGCTGGGCTTTCCGACCATGGGCCGCGCCGCCGATGCACAGGGCAGTGCCAGCAAGCTGGTGGCGCTCAAAGCCGTGGGCGCCGGTTACCCCTTGCGCGGCAGCCTCAGCGTGGCGACGCAGCCCGATGCGCCCGGACATAACACCCGCGATATTCCCGCCCCTGGTGAAGTCTGGGTCGACGCGTCGCTGCTCGATGCCCTGAACCTCAAGATGGGCGATGCGCTGCTGCTGGGGGACGCGACGCTGCACATCAGCCGCATCATCGTGATCGAGCCGGATCGCGGCGCCGGCTTCATGAGTTTTGCGCCGCGCGTCATGCTGAACCAGGCGGATTTGGCCGCCACGCGGCTGATCCAGCCCGCCAGCCGCGTGAGCTACCGCTTCGCCGTGGCGGGATCCGACCGGCAGGTCAAGGCGTTTGTGCAATGGGCCACCTTGCAGGCCAAAAATCCCGATGACGCCACGATGCGCGGCGTGCGCGTGGAGTCGCTGGAAAGCGGGCGCCCCGCCATGCAGCAAACGCTGGATCGCGCGCAGAAATTCCTGAATCTGGTGGCTTTGCTGGCGGCCTTGCTGAGCGCCGTGGCGGTCGCGCTGACGGCGCGCGGCTTTGCGGCCAGCCATCTGGACGACTGCGCCATGCTGCGGGTGCTCGGGCAGAGCCAGCGCACCATTGCCTGGAGCTACACCTTCGAGTTTGCGCTGGTGGGCCTGTTTGCCAGCGCCGCCGGCGTGCTGCTGGGCTACGTCGTGCATTACGGGTTCGTGCTGTTGCTGGCAGGATTGATCGAGGTGGCGCTGCCCACGGCCGGTGGCTGGCCCGTGGGCTTGGGGCTGGGCATGGGCCTGACACTGATGCTGGCCTTTGGCTTGCCGCCGGTGCTGCAGCTGGCGCAGGTGCCGCCGCTGCGCGTGATTCGCCGCGATGTCGGCAATCTCAAGCCGACCTCTCTGGCTGTGCTTGCGTTGGGGGTGATGGGCTTTGCGGCCTTGCTGCTGGCCGCCAGCAGCGACCTGACGCTGGGCCTGATTGCGGTGGGCGGTTTTGCGGCTGCGGTGGCGGTGTTCGCGGCCTTGAGCTGGCTCGCCGTCAAGCTGCTGCGCCGGGGCGTGAACGAGGCCACTGCGCCGCGCTGGCTGGTGCTGGCCACGCGCCAGATTTCGGCACGTCCGGCCTACGCGGTGGTGCAGGTCAGTGCGCTGGCGGTCGGGCTGCTGGCGCTGGTGCTGCTGGTGCTGCTGCGTACCGACCTCATTAGCGGCTGGCGCCAGGCCACGCCGCCCGATGCGCCGAACCGTTTCGTCATCAACGTCATGCCCGAACAAAGCGCATCGTTCCAGCAGGCGCTGCACGCGGCAGGGGTGCAAAAGTTCGACTGGTACCCGATGATTCGCGGGCGGCTGGTGGCGATCAATGGCAAAAGCGTGACGCCCGATGATTACCCGGACGACCGCGCCAGGCGCCTGGTGGACCGCGAATTCAACCTGTCACACAGCGCGGTGCAGCCGCCCTACAACCAGATCGTCGCCGGACGCTGGACGCCCGAACAAAAGGGCGCCATCAGCGTAGAGGAGGGCATTGCCAAAACCCTGAACCTGGCGCTGGGCGATGTGCTGCGCTTTGACGTCGGCGGCGCGCAGATCGACGCCAAAATCAGTTCGTTGCGCAAGGTGGACTGGGGTTCGATGCGGGCCAACTTCTTTGCCATGTACCCGGTCAGCACGATGCCGGACGTGCCCACGACCTACATGGGCGCGTTCAGGGCGCCCGATACCCGAGGCTTCGACAACAACCTGGTGCGGGCCTTTCCGAACATCACCAGCGTCGACATGACCAGCACCATCGCGCAGGTGCAGCGGGTGCTGGACCAGGTGATCCGCGCGGTGGAGTTTTTGTTCGGCTTCACGCTCGCCGCGGGCCTGGTCGTGCTGTTTGCTGCCATCGGCGCGACGCGCGAGGAGCGCGCCCGGGAATTCGCCATCATGCGTGCGGTCGGCGCGCAGGCCAGCCTGCTGCGCCAGGTGCAGCGCGCCGAGCTTGTGGGGGTCGGCTTGCTGGCCGGGTTTCTGGCCAGCGTGGTGGCCATGGGGGTCGGCTGGGCGCTGGCCCGGTATGTGTTTGGTTTTGAATGGGCGCCGTCGCTCTGGGTGCCCATCATCGGTGCTATTGCGGGCGCTGTGCTTGCACTGGGCGCGGGCTGGTGGGGTCTGCGCGAGGTGCTGCGCCGGCCGGTGATGGAGACCCTGCGCCGCGCGGCGCAATGAACAACCAGCGTTACTCAGCCATGAGTACCCGGGATATTGACGATGGGGCCGCCTCCCGTGCCGCCACCACGACCAGGATCGCCTCCCCTGCCGCCATGACCATGATCGCCGCGGAAACCGCCGCCATGCCCGCCCCGAAAGCCCC encodes:
- the fdh3B gene encoding formate dehydrogenase FDH3 subunit beta, which encodes MARMKFVCDAERCIECNGCVTACKNEHEVPWGVNRRRVVTLNDGVPGEKSISVACMHCSDAPCMAVCPVNCFYRTEEGVVLHDKDVCIGCGYCSYACPFGAPQFPSQGTFGVRGKMDKCTFCAGGPEANGSQAEFEKYGRNRLAEGKLPICAEMCSTKALLAGDGDVVADIFRNRVVKRGKGAEVWGWGTAYGSKQAGQPPAAGGKS
- a CDS encoding formate dehydrogenase subunit gamma; amino-acid sequence: MLRSLIATIFIAIGAWSTVSAQEPPKAEAAAPTARPAAAAPAAAGSLGGVQSANIFEVKPDASADPDYAKQTNAERARVQPGNNAPMWRQVAAGVTGTSSLPRSEAPEAGNLIQPFVQYPGSRLTNAGEAWRQVRNNWIIPYGGALVLIVAGAIALFYWRRGAMRLHGAETGRKIERFTAFERSAHWANAIAFSILAISGLVMAFGKFFMQPVIGTTLFGWLAYILKTLHNFAGPVFAVSLVVVFCTFLRDNWPRKEDMTWLRKGGGMLSGNEPASHRFNAGEKIVFWGGVFFLGLVVVSSGFVLDRVLPGLVYVRGTMQIAHMVHAVATVLMIVMFMGHIYMGTIGMQGAYKAMKTGYVDETWAKEHHELWYDDVKAGKIAAQRDAAAPSGQAVQV
- a CDS encoding formate dehydrogenase accessory sulfurtransferase FdhD; the protein is MPQPIPMPYLTQARAPLTREIEVVNEHGERDTISIPAERALTVYVDNRELVTLMTLGAHPELLVLGFLRNQRLVRSVEEVHSITVDWEVGAAAVKTRSGIERLEERTAKRVVTTGCGQGSVFGGLMDEIDTIRLPPAVLTQAQLYGIVNAIRVQESTYKSAGSVHGCALFGVKDGEPEMLIFVEDVGRHNAIDTIAGWMWLQENDAPTLAAARAALPPGEAHFPGGGPSENCGPAFDLVFYTTGRLTSEMVIKSAQMGVPIVVSRSGITQMGHEVAQRLALCTIGRATNRHFICYSAPERLQLQPELAGLSLRATA
- a CDS encoding ABC transporter permease, which encodes MNASFLRLGWRTLWRDVRAGELRLLIVAVTLAVGALTAVGFFADRLQGGLQRDARQLLGGDAVISSDNPTPQSFIDRARALGLQTASTLGFPTMGRAADAQGSASKLVALKAVGAGYPLRGSLSVATQPDAPGHNTRDIPAPGEVWVDASLLDALNLKMGDALLLGDATLHISRIIVIEPDRGAGFMSFAPRVMLNQADLAATRLIQPASRVSYRFAVAGSDRQVKAFVQWATLQAKNPDDATMRGVRVESLESGRPAMQQTLDRAQKFLNLVALLAALLSAVAVALTARGFAASHLDDCAMLRVLGQSQRTIAWSYTFEFALVGLFASAAGVLLGYVVHYGFVLLLAGLIEVALPTAGGWPVGLGLGMGLTLMLAFGLPPVLQLAQVPPLRVIRRDVGNLKPTSLAVLALGVMGFAALLLAASSDLTLGLIAVGGFAAAVAVFAALSWLAVKLLRRGVNEATAPRWLVLATRQISARPAYAVVQVSALAVGLLALVLLVLLRTDLISGWRQATPPDAPNRFVINVMPEQSASFQQALHAAGVQKFDWYPMIRGRLVAINGKSVTPDDYPDDRARRLVDREFNLSHSAVQPPYNQIVAGRWTPEQKGAISVEEGIAKTLNLALGDVLRFDVGGAQIDAKISSLRKVDWGSMRANFFAMYPVSTMPDVPTTYMGAFRAPDTRGFDNNLVRAFPNITSVDMTSTIAQVQRVLDQVIRAVEFLFGFTLAAGLVVLFAAIGATREERAREFAIMRAVGAQASLLRQVQRAELVGVGLLAGFLASVVAMGVGWALARYVFGFEWAPSLWVPIIGAIAGAVLALGAGWWGLREVLRRPVMETLRRAAQ